Proteins encoded by one window of Lathyrus oleraceus cultivar Zhongwan6 chromosome 1, CAAS_Psat_ZW6_1.0, whole genome shotgun sequence:
- the LOC127081014 gene encoding uncharacterized protein LOC127081014: MRTGLKNNIAYSFFDPEIDVLKDMIALITPDHVGMFRESYGGILKMVFRLTDCDRSAIHTLLQFYDPGLRCFVFPDYLLGPLMEDYVSILGIQIRDQIPFHVTRAEPDVLGISRALYLSPEMVKEGLKEKGKLPGFHLSFLEANAKEHAAVGNWKTVCALIAVSIYGIVLFPNQKNFVDHNAIRLFMQRNPIPTLIGDVYYSVHNRNEKRRGGLVRCCSQLLFRWFMGYLPSRGAFVQIDPSVKWSFRLMGLRADDIAWTHNGLAGQDFICSCGSLPNVPLVGVQGCINYNPMLLRRQMGFAIEGPPLGREIQESFYFPIEGNQTKLRQVLDEWRDIQRRGKVPYGKVNCRYFPLFEDWLRKRIESTFLPFPGGDSVCPRIEGPSSSVSMEEFLEMKRARDQLLAEKAELERSVAHFQAANQEIKVKMEDQDKRHALEAKRFERDTAYYGKISQALASSNREHDITKDKLFRASKVIEDEKRRQILVRDQRDERARVLAAEWEAEKAKIKAERDHYMAERDHYFRQMKIHQKEVGRLQQENTELRFAAEFARMEGEIGPSVGPSSS, encoded by the coding sequence atgaggaccggtttgaagaacaacattgcttacagtttctttgatccagagattgatgtgctcaaggatatgatagcattgattactcctgaccatgtgggaatgtttagagagtcatacggcggtattctgaagatggttttcagactcactgactgcgacaggagcgccatccacactcttcttcagttctatgaccctgggttgaggtgtttcgtttttccagactatctgttgggacctctgatggaggattatgtcagcatcctgggtattcagatccgtgatcagattccttttcatgtcaccagagcagagccagatgtccttggaatttcacgtgctctttatttgagtccggaaatggtcaaggaaggtttgaaggaaaaaggaaagctacccgggtttcatttgagtttcttggaggccaatgccaaggaacatgctgctgtgggtaactggaagacggtctgtgctctgattgctgtgagcatttatgggattgtgttgtttcctaaccagaagaattttgtggaccataatgctatcagattgtttatgcagagaaaccctattcctaccctgattggagatgtctactactcagtgcataacaggaatgagaagaggcggGGTGGTCTGGTCAGATGCTGCTCTCAGTTGCTCTTTagatggttcatggggtatttgccttcccgaggtgcttttgttCAGATTGACCCtagtgtcaagtggtccttccgattgatgggtctgcgggctgatgacattgcttggactcataatggtttagCTGGTCAGGACTTCATATGTagttgtgggagtttacctaatgtgcctttggtgggagttcagggttgcattaattacaacccgatgcttctccggagacagatggggtttgctatagagggtcctcctctcgggcgagagattcaggagtccttctatttcccgatCGAGGGTAACCAGACCAAGTTGAGGCAGGTATTGGACGAATGGCGAGATATCCAGAGGAggggtaaggttccttatggcaaagtcaactgccggtattttccattatttgaggattggttgcggaagaggattgagtcTACATTTCTACCGTTCCCTGGAGGTGACTCAGTGTGTCCtaggattgagggtccaagttcttctgtcagcatggaggagttccttgagatgaagagggccagagatcagttacttgcagagaaagcggagttggagagaagtgttgctcattttcaggcagctaatcaggaaatcaaagtgaagatggaagatcaagacaagcgacatgcttTGGAGGCCAAACGCTTCGAGAGggatacagcctactatgggaagatcagccaagctttagcatcgtccaaccgggagcacgacatcactaaggataagctgttcagagcatcaaaggtgatagaagatgagaagaggaggcaaatcctggtcagggatcagagggatgagagagccagagtcctcgctgcagagtgggaggcagagaaagcaaagatcaaggctgagagagatcattacatggcagagagagaccactacttcaggcagatgaagattcatcagaaggaagttggaagactacagcaggagaataccgagctcaggttcgccgcagagttcgcaaggatggaaggcgagatagggccatctgtgggaccctcatctagctag